The following DNA comes from Candidatus Thermoplasmatota archaeon.
ATCGCCGTGATGAAGCACGTCGGCGCGACCGAGGTCCACGTGCGAATCGGCTGCCCGCCGATAATCGCCCCCTGCTACCTGGGGATAGACATGACGACGAGGGACCAGTTCGTCGCGAACGCGAAGACGGTTGAGGACATCTGCAAGGAGCTCGGTGCCGATTCACTGGGCTACAATACGATCGAGGGAGTCGTCGAGATGATCGGACAGAGAAGGAACGAGCTCTGCTTGGGCTGCATCACGGGGCGGTATCCAGTGGCGATACCGAAGGAGATGCACAGGTTCCAGAAGAAGCTGCTGGACTTCCACTTCAAGGAAGATTAGAGTTATATATCGTCAGTGGCTATTGTGATTTCCGCGGGCCGATAGATCAGTTGGAAGATCGCCACCTTGGCATGGTGGAGGCCAGGGGTTCAAGTCCCCTTCGGTCCATACCCTTACGGGTTCACAACCCTTATCTAGTGGCACTTCTATACCCCATTTGATGGTCGGTAAGAGGGAAGAGAGACTGCTCGAGGACGAAGATGTACGTCGGTGGTTCGAGAACATGTCGAGGGGAGCTCAATCAACTGCTGACAACTACCTTCGCTGCATGGGCAGATTCTGCGAGAGGACCCGGATAACACCAAGAGAGCTAGCCAAGATGCCGAAGAAGAAGCGAGAGGACCTTATTCACGACTATGTCACGGAAAGGGAAGGCGAGGGGAGGGCAGGGAGCTACATCGAGACGGAACTCAAGGCGTTGAAGTCCTGGCTCTCGTGGAATGATATCACGCTGAGCAGGAAGATCAAGGTCAAGGGAACAAGAAGCACCCCTACACTTGCAGAGGAGATGATCCCTGACCGGGAGGGTCTGAGACGTGTCCTCAATGCCGCGGACCCGAGAGCTCGCGTGGCGGTATCCTTGGTGGCATTCAGTGGACTACGGATACAGGTTCTTGGGAGCTACGAGGGAAGCGACGGTCTGCGGGTCGGAGACTTCCCGGAGATGCAAGTGGAGGATGACAAAGTCACCTTCGACAGCGTTCCGACCATGGCAGTTGTGAGGCCTGAGCTATCAAAAACGGAGCATCAGTATTTCACCTTCCTTGGGCCCGAGGGTTGCAGCTATCTGCAGGCCTATCTCATGAACAGGATGGCAGCGGGAGAGGAGCTCAACAAGGACAGCCCCATCATCACCCCGAAACGGGCAAAGAAGGACTTCATCACTTCCATCAATGTCGGTGACATAATCCGGAAAGCCATGCGAGCGGCGGGTGACAAGAATCGACCCTACGTTCTGCGGAGCTACTTCGATACGCGCTGTATGCAGGCGGAATCGAAGGGACTCCTGAGGGATTTCCGTGTGTTCTGGATGGGGCACGTAGGGGACATCGAACACAAATACACCCTCAACAAGGGCAGACTTCCAGAGGATCTCATCGAACAGATGCGGGGTGCGTACGAGAGTGCACTCGAATATCTGGAGACCGCTCCGAACCAGAGAAAAGGGGATCCGACTCTCAAGTTGCTGCGTGTCTTCCTTCAAGCAGCGGGCTACTCTGAAGAGCAAATAGAGGCGATGCAACTCGAGACGAAATCCGAGGAGGAGATCGTCTTGCTCCTCCAGGATGCTCCGAAGAGGCTGATGGCAAACGGAGGCGACCCGAGGCAGAGGATTGTGAGCATCGAGAACCTTCCTTCATTTCTGGATGAGGGGTGGATATACAAGTCGACGCTACCAGATAGCAGAATCATCATCGAGCTCTCTTTGACATGAGGACTCTCGCGTAGGTAGCCAGCTTAACAAGACCCTCTGGCCTGGGAAGCAGGTCTGGCTCCTTAACAAGAGCCTCCCTAACCGGGTCTCCAGGGGGGAGGATCTCAAGAACACGCTTCTTCACGAGCCTGAGGTCTACTAGCTCATGATTCGGCCTCTCAACGGCGTTTGCCTGCTTCTTTGTTACCATTGTCGATCCTCACACTTCGCTTTCATTCCCGCCTTCTGATCTGTGCCAAAATCCTCTTCTCCTTCCTCGGAGGATTAGGGGTCTCACCATCACGATGGCCGTTTTGGCACAGCCTCCTCGCCGTCGTGCGACCAATTGCGAGGGCCTCGGCGATTTCGGTCCATGAATGTCCTGTCCGACGAAGTTGCACTGCTTTCACCCTGATCTCGGCTGCCGTTCTTGGTCTTCCAGGACCCCTCTTCTCTGAACTGCCATCATTGCCTAGCATCGTGCTCCCCTGGATGGGCGGTTCTGTCGTACTTCACATATGAGTCCGTCATTTCTGGCTTCCCATCCCATCCTCTC
Coding sequences within:
- a CDS encoding site-specific integrase gives rise to the protein MVGKREERLLEDEDVRRWFENMSRGAQSTADNYLRCMGRFCERTRITPRELAKMPKKKREDLIHDYVTEREGEGRAGSYIETELKALKSWLSWNDITLSRKIKVKGTRSTPTLAEEMIPDREGLRRVLNAADPRARVAVSLVAFSGLRIQVLGSYEGSDGLRVGDFPEMQVEDDKVTFDSVPTMAVVRPELSKTEHQYFTFLGPEGCSYLQAYLMNRMAAGEELNKDSPIITPKRAKKDFITSINVGDIIRKAMRAAGDKNRPYVLRSYFDTRCMQAESKGLLRDFRVFWMGHVGDIEHKYTLNKGRLPEDLIEQMRGAYESALEYLETAPNQRKGDPTLKLLRVFLQAAGYSEEQIEAMQLETKSEEEIVLLLQDAPKRLMANGGDPRQRIVSIENLPSFLDEGWIYKSTLPDSRIIIELSLT